In Prosthecodimorpha staleyi, the following are encoded in one genomic region:
- a CDS encoding ABC transporter ATP-binding protein, whose protein sequence is MIETAGRTAGAAVPAIEVAHVSHAFGARKALDDVSLGVPQGAFVALLGLNGAGKTTLFSLLTRLYDNVTGRIAIMGSDLRRRPTEALGRLGVVFQARTLDPDLTVLQNFTYHASLHGLSRAEGRRRAERLLARISLADRLNDKVRSLSGGQARRVEIARALLHDPRVVILDEPTVGLDIAARQDIVSLVRRLVDEDGLSVLWATHLFDEVRPADPIVLLHKGRVLARGTTPELCAQAGEPGLAGAFRKITGTPTEEAA, encoded by the coding sequence GTGATCGAAACGGCAGGTCGGACGGCGGGCGCGGCGGTGCCCGCCATCGAGGTCGCCCATGTCAGCCACGCCTTCGGCGCCCGCAAGGCGCTCGACGACGTGTCGCTGGGCGTGCCGCAGGGCGCCTTCGTGGCCCTGCTCGGCCTCAACGGCGCCGGCAAGACCACGCTGTTCTCGCTGCTGACCCGGCTCTACGACAACGTCACCGGCCGCATCGCCATCATGGGCAGCGACCTGCGCCGCCGGCCGACCGAAGCCCTCGGCCGGCTCGGCGTGGTGTTCCAGGCGCGCACCCTCGACCCCGACCTGACCGTTCTGCAGAACTTCACCTACCATGCCTCCCTGCATGGCCTGTCGCGGGCCGAGGGCCGGCGCCGGGCCGAACGACTGCTTGCGCGCATCTCGCTGGCCGACCGGCTCAACGACAAGGTCCGCAGTCTGTCCGGCGGCCAGGCCCGGCGCGTCGAGATCGCCCGCGCGCTGCTGCACGATCCGCGCGTGGTGATCCTCGACGAACCGACGGTCGGCCTCGACATCGCCGCCCGCCAGGACATCGTCTCGCTGGTGCGCCGGCTGGTCGACGAGGACGGCCTCAGCGTGCTCTGGGCGACGCATCTCTTCGACGAGGTTCGGCCGGCCGATCCGATCGTGCTCCTGCACAAGGGACGCGTGCTGGCCCGGGGCACGACGCCGGAACTCTGCGCGCAGGCCGGCGAGCCGGGTCTCGCCGGCGCCTTCCGCAAGATCACCGGCACTCCGACCGAAGAGGCTGCCTGA
- a CDS encoding ABC transporter permease, translated as MHGTIPPAAAEAPFRLPRFGYLHCFWGIQKREILRFLLQRGRFLSTLVRPLVWLFIFAAGFRSVLGVSIIPPYETYVLYEVYVTPGLCAMILLFAGMQSSLSMVYDREVGSMRILLTSPYPRWYLLASKLVSGTTIAVVQVYAYLAIAYWWEVEPPPIGYLVALPAVFLSGLMLGSIGLFVSSLIKQLENFASVMNFIIFPMFFTSSALYPLWRVKESSLLLYYICTLNPFTYTVELIRFGLHAKIDAPQSWAEFVAMFTAMGKANALDPFAGDHPAFIALLVVVTTTALFMGLAILAYDPSRGLIGRRGGPEGAAS; from the coding sequence ATGCACGGCACCATCCCGCCGGCGGCCGCCGAGGCACCGTTCCGCCTGCCGCGCTTCGGCTACCTGCACTGCTTCTGGGGCATCCAGAAGCGCGAGATCCTGCGTTTCCTCTTGCAGCGCGGGCGCTTTCTGTCGACCCTGGTGCGGCCGCTGGTCTGGCTGTTCATCTTCGCGGCGGGCTTCCGCTCGGTGCTCGGTGTCTCGATCATCCCGCCCTACGAGACCTATGTGCTCTACGAGGTCTATGTCACGCCGGGCCTCTGCGCGATGATCCTGCTCTTCGCCGGCATGCAATCCTCGCTTTCGATGGTCTACGACCGCGAGGTCGGGTCGATGCGCATCCTGCTGACCAGCCCCTATCCGCGCTGGTACCTGCTCGCCTCGAAACTGGTCTCCGGCACGACCATCGCGGTCGTTCAGGTCTATGCCTATCTGGCCATCGCCTATTGGTGGGAAGTCGAGCCGCCGCCGATCGGCTATCTGGTTGCGCTGCCGGCGGTGTTCCTGTCCGGTCTGATGCTCGGTTCGATCGGGCTCTTCGTCTCCTCGCTGATCAAGCAGCTGGAGAACTTCGCCAGCGTGATGAACTTCATCATCTTCCCGATGTTCTTCACTTCGTCGGCGCTGTACCCGCTGTGGCGGGTCAAGGAATCGAGCCTGCTGCTCTATTACATCTGTACGCTCAACCCCTTCACCTACACGGTCGAACTGATCCGCTTCGGCCTGCATGCCAAGATCGACGCGCCGCAGTCCTGGGCGGAATTCGTGGCCATGTTCACCGCCATGGGCAAGGCCAATGCGCTCGATCCCTTCGCCGGCGACCATCCGGCCTTCATCGCCCTTTTGGTCGTCGTGACGACCACCGCCCTGTTCATGGGTCTCGCCATCCTCGCCTACGATCCGTCGCGCGGCCTGATCGGCCGGCGCGGCGGGCCTGAAGGAGCCGCGTCATGA